A stretch of Arachis hypogaea cultivar Tifrunner chromosome 15, arahy.Tifrunner.gnm2.J5K5, whole genome shotgun sequence DNA encodes these proteins:
- the LOC112751666 gene encoding ATP-dependent Clp protease ATP-binding subunit CLPT1, chloroplastic, translated as MASIPTLSSSCIPSISPNNVSNPTTNNNNLHFTSLFGTRITIHRLSPIPPFPSVSCSTRATTATVSFSLPTTKPKADTIDKIPQWSARSIKSFAMAELEARKLKYPNTGTEALLMGILVEGTSKAAKFLRANGVSLFKVREETVELLGKSDLYFFSPEHPPLTEPAQKALDWAVDEKLKSGDGGEITVTHLLLGVWAQEGSAGRQILSTLGFNDEKAKELAKEINEDVDLSFKKQA; from the exons atggCTTCCATTCCCACCCTTTCCTCTTCTTGTATACCTTCAATCTCTCCTAATAATGTTTCAAACCCCACCACCAACAACAATAATCTACACTTCACATCTCTCTTCGGAACCAGAATCACCATTCATCGCCTCTCTCCAATCCCTCCATTCCCCTCGGTGAGTTGCAGCACCCGTGCCACCACTGCAACGGTGTCCTTTAGTCTTCCCACCAC GAAACCCAAGGCGGATACAATTGACAAAATCCCACA GTGGTCTGCGAGGTCTATAAAGTCTTTTGCTATGGCAGAATTGGAAGCCAGGAAGCTGAAGTATCCCAACACAGGAACCGAAGCGCTTCTCATGGGGATTTTGGTAGAAG GAACAAGTAAAGCTGCAAAATTCTTGAGAGCCAATGGAGTTTCTCTTTTCAAAGTACGGGAAGAAACAGTAGAGCTACTTGGGAAATCTGACCTGTATTTCTTTAGCCCTGAGCATCCTCCATTGACCGAACCAGCTCAGAAAGCCCTTGACTGGGCTGTGGATGAGAAATTGAAGTCAG GTGATGGAGGCGAAATAACCGTGACTCATTTACTTCTTGGAGTTTGGGCCCAAGAAGGATCAGCAGGTCGCCAGATCTTGTCCACTTTAGGTTTCAATGATGAAAAAGCCAAAGAACTTGCCAAAGAA ATTAATGAAGATGTCGATTTGAGCTTTAAGAAGCAAGCTTGA